The segment GACCGGTATTTCGGGGTGACCGCCGGATGGATGCGGGACCTGGCGACCGCGCAGGCGATTCACCGGCGGCTGGAGGCGCTCCAGTTCGACTGGGCGACCGAGAGCGTACGGGAAGTGCTCGGGCCGGCCGAGGGCACGGCGGGCGAGGCGGCGGAGCGCTGCCTGGGCGTACTGCGGCGCTTCAACGAGGACCTCGGCGAGCTGGTGCGGGCCGAAACGGCCGACTGGATGGCGGAATTCCGGGCCGGTTCGCTGCGGTTTGCTTCGGACCACGTTGTCGGCTCTCCCGCCGTGGTGCCGCGCCCCGAGCCGGCTGCGCCGGGGCGGTTCACGGGGTATCGGCCGCGGCCGAATATGCCTCGGCAGCGGCCGCCGGGGTGAGGCTTCCCACGATTTCGGCTTTCCCGCCGTGGGGGTTACTCGCCGTTTGTGGCCCGCTGCGCGGTGCCCCCGCCGTTTCGCCTGCGGCGGGCCGGGGTCCGCTGCGCGGGGCTGTGGCTTGGTTGCGGGGTGGCTTCCCCGCCGTTTCGCCTGCGGCGGGCCTTGTCCGCTGCGCGGGGCTGTGGGTGCGGTGACGGGCCTCCGGGGCAGGGGTGTGGGACTGCTTCGCTTTACGTCCCACACCCCTGCCCCTCCGGCCCGTCCCCTCCCGTTGGGGGTGGGTGAGGGCCGGTGGGGGTGTTCGTGGGTGGGTGGCTGCGGGTGGGTCAGCTGAAGACGATCATGGAGCCTTGGCTGAGGCTTCGGGTGGCGGCGGCGTGGAGGCCGAGCCAGACGTGGCGTTCTCGGGCGTAGGGGCTGTGGTCCAGGGGGGTGGCGGTGGCCCGTTCCTCCAGGGAGGTGGGGCCGGCCGGTGGGGCGGGGGCGGCGGGGGGATTGGCCGGATCGATGCCCAGGGATGGCGCGACCAGTTCGAGGTCGCGCAGCAGACCGTGGGAGGAGCCGAGCGGGCCGCCGCCCTCCAGGAGCTCGTCGTTGGCCAGGGGGTGCGGGAAGTCGACCGGGACGTACGCGCCCGCGTGGTCGTAGTGCCACACCAGGTGGGACTGCTGGGCGGTGGCCTCGAACATCTCCAGCAACTGCTCGTAGTCGCCGCCCAGTTCGTCGACCGGGGTCACCTCCAGGCCGCACAGCCGCAGCAGGTAGGCGCGGCGCAGGAAGTGCAGGGCGTCGTAGTCGAAGCCGGCGACCGGGGCGACGTCACCGGAGAGGCCGGGCATATAGCTGAAGACCGGGACCGGTGGCAGGCCCGCTTCCGTCAGGGCCTTGTCGTAGGCGGCGATCTCTTCGGAGAACGGGTTGTCGGGGCTGTGGCACAGCACATCGACGAGGGGTACCAGCCACAGGTCACATGCCACGAGTGTGGGCTCGCTTCCGGTCGGGGACGGGGACACCGGCGCACGTACAGCTACGGGTACGGCCCATTACGGCCGATGGTCGGGACAGCGTAGTGCTAGCCGCGCGTTCCGACGAGAGCGAGGGAGTGCTCGTTGTACTCGGCGATCAGCCGCTGGGCGGTGCCCAGGTCGTGCTGGATCAGGGCGTCGGCCAGCGCGCTGTGGCCGTGCCACAGCAGCCCCTTGAGGTCGGCTTCGCGGCGCAGCAGCGGGACCGCGAACATCCAGGTCTGTACGCGGATCCGGTCGAGGAAGTCGCTGATGTAGGCGTTGTTCACGATGCCGCTCAGCTCGCGCCAGAAGCGCAGGTCGTAGCCGATCAGCACGTCCAGGTCGCCGGCCCGCGCGGCCCGTTCGGCCTCGTCGGCGCGGCGCCGGATGGAGATCAGCACCCCGGCGGCGGTGGCGCGCAGGGCCTGGTCGGCTCCGCTGCGGAAGATGCCCTCGATGACCAGGGTGCGGGCCTCGACCATGGCGCGGAAGTCATCGGCGGTGAAGGCGTGCACCCTGAAGCCGCGGTGCTGTTCGACGTCGAGCAGGCCCTGGGCGCACAGGTCGAGCAGCGCCTCGCGCACCGGTGTGGCGGAGACGCCGTACTGCTCGGCGATCTCCTTGACGGTGAAGGGGTGGCCGGACGGCAGCCGGCCGGCCAGGACCTCGTCGCGCAGGGCGTCGGCGATCTGCTGGCGCAGGGTGCTGCGTCGTATGACTGAGCTGTCTCCGCCGGCGGCCATCGTGTGCGTCTCCTTCGACGTGCCTGACCGCGCAGATGGGTGCGGCCCCCGCCCACGATAGGCGAGGGCCGCTCCGGTTCGCTGCCCGAGGTTGCCGTGAGCATGCCGTGCGGCACGCCCGTGACCTGCGGTTCCGGTCGCCGGGCGGGAGCGGCGCCGGCCTCAGACGGTGTGGGCGTCGGCCGCCGTCAGGGCCTCGTCGAGGGCGGCCAGGCCCTCCTTGGCCTCGGCCTCGGTGACCGTGCAGGCCGGGACGACATGCGTCCGGTTCATGTTCACGAACGGCCACAGACCGCCGCGCTTGCAGGCCGCCGCGAATTCGGCCATCGGAGCGTTGGCGGCGCCGGCGGCGTTGTAGGGGACCAGCGGTTCGCGGGTCTCCTTGTTCTTGACCAGGTCCAGGGCCCAGAAGACGCCCAGGCCGCGGATCTCGCCGACGGACGGGTGGCGTTCGGCGATCTCGCGGAGCGCGGGGCCGATGACCCGCTCGCCGATGTCGGCGGCGTTCTCCACGATCCGCTCCTCGGCCATCGCGTTCATGGTGGCGACGGCGGAGGCGCAGGCCAGCGGGTGGCCGGAGTAGGTCAGGCCACCCGGGTAGGGGCGCTGGTCGAAGGTGGCGGCGATCTCGGCGCTGATCGCGACGCCGCCCAGCGGGACATAGCCGGAGTTGACGCCCTTGGCGAAGGTCAGCAGGTCGGGGGTGACGCCGAAGTGGTCGGCGGCGAACCAGTGGCCGGTGCGGCCGAAGCCCGCCATGACCTCGTCGAGGATGAAGACGATGCCGTGGCGGTCGCAGATCTCGCGGACCCCGGCGAGGTAGCCGGCCGGCGGGACCATGATCCCGGCGGTGCCGGGGACGGTCTCCAGGATGATCGCCGCGATCGACTGCGAGCCCTCGAAGGCGATGGTCTGCTCCAGGTGCGCGAGGGCGCGCTCGCACTCCTGCTGTTCGTTCTCGGCGTGGAAGGCGGAGCGGTAGAGGAACGGGCCCCAGAAGTGGATCACGCCCGCCGAGGCGGTGTCGGAGGGCCAGCGGCGGGGGTCGCCGGTCAGGTTGATCGCGGTGGCGGTGGCGCCGTGGTACGAGCGGTAGGCGGACAGCACCTTGGCGCGGCCGGTGTGCAGCCGGGCCATCCGGACCGCGTTCTCCACGGCCTCCGCGCCGCCGTTGGTGAAGAAGATCTTGTCGAGGTCGCCGGGGGTGCGCTCGGCGACCAGCCGGGCGGCCTCGGACCGGACGTCCACCGCGAATCCGGGCGCGATGGTGCACAGCTTCGCGGCCTGCTCCTGGATCGCCGCGACGACCTTGGGGTGCTGGTGGCCGATGTTGGTGTTGACCAGCTGCGAGGAGAAGTCCAGGTAGCGGTTGCCGTCGTAGTCCCAGAAGTACGACCCCTCGGCGCCGGCGATCGGCAGCGGGTCGATCAGGCCCTGCGCGGACCAGGAGTGGAAGACGTGCGCGCGGTCGGCGGCCTTCACGGCGGCCCCGGCAGCGGGGTCGGCGGCGGAAGCGGAGGGCGTCGTGGTCACGGTCAGTACCTCGGATCGGGTCGCTCGGGTCCGCCGTGGGAACGGTCGCGGCGAACGCGCTCAGCCTAGGGAGCGCGGCCCGGCGCCCGGTACCGACAGTGTGTATGGCGCTCACCACGCGCGCGGACAGAGTGTCTACGGGCTGGAGGAAACTCCAGGGGGTGGTCCGGGCGGCAGCCGCCGGGCCGCGGCGGGGAACGCCGTCCGTACCGCGCCCGGCCAGTGCCCGCCGACCAGATCCGGGCGCAGCGCCGACAACCCCCCGCAGTACTTGGTGAATCCGGCGGCCGGTATGCCGAAGCCCGCCAGCAGCCGGTCCGCCTCCGTCGGCCGGCCGGCGGTCCGGGTCCCGACGAGGAGCAGCCCGCCGTCGGCCCGTAACGTCCGGCCGGTCGCCGGGTCCCGGCACAGCAGCGCCGCATCGCAGGTGATGCGCTGGCCGTCCGCGACGAAGGTGGCCCGGAGGTATTCGGTCTCGACGGTGCGGAGCAGGTGGGCGGGGGCCGCGAGGCCGTAGGAGCGGTCCAGTACGGCGGCGAGGAAACCGCGCGGGGCCGCGTCGAGGGCCGCGGCGTCCGGCAGCAGCGGCCGGCGGTGGGTGACCGTCTCGCCGCGCCGCCCCGTCAGCTTGATCTCGAACTGCCGCTCCCCGGTGTCCGCGTAGCGCCGCTCGCGGATCCGGTAGCGCCGGCCGCGGCCCTGCCGGGCGTCGTGGAAGGACCGGAGATCGGGGGTGTCGTAGTGGACGGAGTGGTAGCGGAACCAGCGGCGCCCGTTGATGCACAGCGCCGCGAACGGGCCGCCCGGCCGGCGGCGGCCGGTGAGTTCGGCCGCGAAGGCGGCGAAGACCTCGACCGGGACGAGATAGCTGCGGTCGAAGCGAGTGGGGAGTTCGGCGCGGGCCTGGACCTCGGCGAGCGGCACGGGGCGCGCGGCCATGGCGGCACGGGCGAGGGCGCGTACGGCGGGGATCACACGGGCTCCTTGGGGACGGCGGAGGGAAGGAGGGGGAGCGTGCGGGGGGGCCGGGGTGGCGCTGTGCTGTCGTCTGCGTGCGGGGTGGTGGGAGCTGGTGGTGTGTGCCGGTTGGCTCGGTAGGCGTTCTACGTGCTGCACCCCCTGGGAAGTTCCGGGACGTGGAAAGAGACATCCGTCGGCGACGTATCCCGGCCAAAGTCGGCCTGGTGTGCGTGGGCATTGTTGACAGCATGCTGTCGTAAGGACAGGATGCTGTCGTAGAGGCAACAGGGAACGGTGGGCCGGGAGTCCGCCGTCGGCCGAGGGAGCTCTCATG is part of the Streptomyces platensis genome and harbors:
- a CDS encoding SLATT domain-containing protein gives rise to the protein MSQPEMQPEGPPRESHRPQRESGGPGRRDLTGRVFPLGDWGEPADRLDALYLWTEQGALRAADWYLHDRVAKRRGARLLRLGAAAAMTVGGALPLLDLAGVWEGGASWGCLSLLLAAVCVGGDRYFGVTAGWMRDLATAQAIHRRLEALQFDWATESVREVLGPAEGTAGEAAERCLGVLRRFNEDLGELVRAETADWMAEFRAGSLRFASDHVVGSPAVVPRPEPAAPGRFTGYRPRPNMPRQRPPG
- a CDS encoding GntR family transcriptional regulator; translation: MAAGGDSSVIRRSTLRQQIADALRDEVLAGRLPSGHPFTVKEIAEQYGVSATPVREALLDLCAQGLLDVEQHRGFRVHAFTADDFRAMVEARTLVIEGIFRSGADQALRATAAGVLISIRRRADEAERAARAGDLDVLIGYDLRFWRELSGIVNNAYISDFLDRIRVQTWMFAVPLLRREADLKGLLWHGHSALADALIQHDLGTAQRLIAEYNEHSLALVGTRG
- a CDS encoding aspartate aminotransferase family protein; protein product: MTTTPSASAADPAAGAAVKAADRAHVFHSWSAQGLIDPLPIAGAEGSYFWDYDGNRYLDFSSQLVNTNIGHQHPKVVAAIQEQAAKLCTIAPGFAVDVRSEAARLVAERTPGDLDKIFFTNGGAEAVENAVRMARLHTGRAKVLSAYRSYHGATATAINLTGDPRRWPSDTASAGVIHFWGPFLYRSAFHAENEQQECERALAHLEQTIAFEGSQSIAAIILETVPGTAGIMVPPAGYLAGVREICDRHGIVFILDEVMAGFGRTGHWFAADHFGVTPDLLTFAKGVNSGYVPLGGVAISAEIAATFDQRPYPGGLTYSGHPLACASAVATMNAMAEERIVENAADIGERVIGPALREIAERHPSVGEIRGLGVFWALDLVKNKETREPLVPYNAAGAANAPMAEFAAACKRGGLWPFVNMNRTHVVPACTVTEAEAKEGLAALDEALTAADAHTV
- a CDS encoding VTC domain-containing protein — encoded protein: MIPAVRALARAAMAARPVPLAEVQARAELPTRFDRSYLVPVEVFAAFAAELTGRRRPGGPFAALCINGRRWFRYHSVHYDTPDLRSFHDARQGRGRRYRIRERRYADTGERQFEIKLTGRRGETVTHRRPLLPDAAALDAAPRGFLAAVLDRSYGLAAPAHLLRTVETEYLRATFVADGQRITCDAALLCRDPATGRTLRADGGLLLVGTRTAGRPTEADRLLAGFGIPAAGFTKYCGGLSALRPDLVGGHWPGAVRTAFPAAARRLPPGPPPGVSSSP